In a genomic window of Lycium ferocissimum isolate CSIRO_LF1 chromosome 9, AGI_CSIRO_Lferr_CH_V1, whole genome shotgun sequence:
- the LOC132029915 gene encoding mitogen-activated protein kinase kinase kinase 20-like — MHWKKQHVIGVGSYGPVHLAAPINYSAKNSSTLAVKSSEVENSSRLRKEGKILNELKGSPYIVRCFGEDESFEYEVARYAYQLLMGIRHVHNKGFFHCEIKPSNLLVFPTNNKLIKIADFGSALRATEVPRELHEKRRIFDVCCIGCVVVKMLTGDPTYWYTEDIEKYQEALLCYYPDEFMDSTVSNMTKDFVRNCLRCKNPGRLIVDELINHPFIQNAITENHEELMVSSVNNNSFGDWVSKHGLFTTSGVDEPKRKAKLGDESKLINSLFASKEFMEADLTEIMEGSYAKLLR; from the exons ATGCATTGGAAAAAACAGCACGTTATTGGGGTTGGATCTTATGGCCCGGTGCATTTGGCTGCACCAATAAACTATTCAGCCAAGAATTCTTCAACATTAGCAGTTAAATCCTCAGAAGTTGAGAATTCATCTCGATTacgaaaagaaggaaaaatcttGAACGAACTAAAAGGCTCGCCTTACATTGTtcgatgttttggagaagacgAGAGCTTTGAATACG AAGTAGCTCGTTACGCGTATCAGCTGTTAATGGGGATTCGTCACGTCCATAACAAAGGGTTTTTTCACTGCGAAATAAAACCTAGCAATCTCCTTGTTTTTCCGACTAACAATAAGTTGATAAAGATTGCTGATTTTGGGTCTGCGTTGAGAGCCACAGAAGTACCAAGAGAGCTTCATGAAAAAAGACGAATTTTTGACGTGTGTTGTATAGGGTGTGTAGTTGTAAAGATGCTCACTGGAGATCCGACTTATTGGTATACGGAAGATATTGAGAAATACCAAGAAGCGCTTTTATGTTATTATCCTGATGAGTTTATGGACAGTACTGTTTCTAATATGACAAAAGATTTTGTGAGAAATTGTTTGCGTTGTAAGAATCCTGGTAGATTGATTGTGGATGAACTAATTAATCATCCTTTTATTCAGAATGCAATTACTGAGAATCATGAAGAGTTGATGGTTTCCAGTGTTAATAATAATTCTTTTGGTGATTGGGTTTCTAAGCATGGTTTGTTTACTACAAGTGGGGTTGATGAGCctaaaagaaaagcaaaattaGGAGATGAAAGTAAACTGATCAATTCGCTCTTTGCATCAAAGGAATTCATGGAGGCGGACCTAACTGAAATCATGGAAGGAAGTTATGCAAAATTATTGCGTTAG